From Bacteroidota bacterium, the proteins below share one genomic window:
- the hppD gene encoding 4-hydroxyphenylpyruvate dioxygenase translates to MSTDFLPLLGTDHIEFWVGNAKQAAYYYQMAFGFKLVAYAGPETGVRDRASYVLQQGKIRLVLTTAMHPDSEIARHVHKHSDGVKVLALWVDDAEKSFYETMSRGAKAHTPPTTLTDDQGEVKIASIHTYGETIHTFVERKNYKGVFMPGYQPATSSLPVEPVGLDYVDHCVGNVELGKMNDWVKFYEDVMGFKMIITFDDSDISTEYSALMSKVVSNGNGYVKFPINEPAEGKKKSQIDEYLEFYHGAGVQHIAIITHDIVKTVTELQRRGVNFLTVPTTYYDELQARVGKIDENIDDLKRLGILVDRDDEGYLLQIFTKPVEDRPTLFYEIIQRKGAKSFGKGNFKALFEAIEREQALRGNL, encoded by the coding sequence ATGTCTACCGACTTCCTTCCGCTTCTGGGTACCGATCACATTGAGTTCTGGGTAGGAAACGCCAAGCAGGCTGCCTATTACTACCAGATGGCCTTTGGGTTCAAACTCGTTGCCTATGCCGGTCCGGAGACCGGGGTGCGCGACAGGGCTTCGTATGTGCTCCAGCAAGGCAAGATCCGTCTGGTGCTGACTACTGCCATGCATCCCGATTCGGAGATCGCCAGGCACGTACACAAGCACAGCGACGGTGTGAAAGTACTGGCCTTGTGGGTCGATGACGCGGAAAAGTCGTTTTACGAAACCATGTCGCGCGGGGCGAAAGCCCATACGCCACCGACCACACTCACGGACGATCAGGGTGAAGTCAAGATCGCGTCGATCCACACCTACGGGGAGACCATCCACACGTTCGTTGAACGGAAGAACTACAAAGGCGTATTCATGCCGGGCTATCAACCGGCTACCTCTTCCCTACCGGTCGAGCCGGTGGGACTCGATTATGTCGACCATTGCGTCGGCAACGTGGAACTCGGCAAGATGAACGACTGGGTGAAATTCTATGAAGACGTGATGGGCTTCAAGATGATCATCACCTTCGATGATAGCGATATCTCCACGGAGTATTCCGCCCTGATGAGTAAAGTGGTTTCCAACGGGAATGGCTATGTCAAGTTCCCGATCAACGAACCGGCGGAAGGCAAGAAGAAATCGCAGATCGACGAGTACCTCGAATTTTACCACGGCGCAGGCGTCCAGCATATCGCGATCATCACGCACGATATCGTCAAGACCGTGACTGAGCTACAACGCCGCGGCGTGAATTTCCTGACGGTGCCTACCACCTACTACGACGAGCTCCAGGCTCGCGTCGGTAAGATCGACGAGAACATCGACGACCTCAAGCGCCTTGGCATCCTGGTGGATCGCGATGACGAAGGTTACCTCCTGCAGATCTTCACCAAGCCGGTCGAAGACCGCCCGACGCTTTTCTACGAGATCATTCAGCGCAAAGGCGCCAAGTCGTTCGGCAAAGGCAACTTCAAAGCACTCTTCGAAGCGATCGAACGGGAGCAGGCGTTGCGGGGGAATTTGTGA
- the yidC gene encoding membrane protein insertase YidC, whose amino-acid sequence MDRNSIIGLFLIGLLVLGYSIYTQPSAEQLAAEKHRKDSLELLARKQEAASKALAQQQAAEQVAATADTTGAVSDSAKAQQLQEQWGAFAAAADGKEQLVTLENDKIRLTLSSLGGKVKRVELKDYKTWDGRAVELMSSDSSRFDITFPAQNRIINTGQLNFQIVEGGTTGKASLRLNAGDGKYLQYNYSLEPGSYLVELDLKVVGLHDLLPANTTYLNLDWKDQLNRQEQSVENERTATTLYYRFTGEEVDYISETSDEKQSLKTKVQWIAFKQHFFSSVLIADGISFDAPVVETFTDKNQERYVKNMTASMSLPLENKPEQDIRLRFYFGPNHYQSLKQIDDLHLEKLIPLGWGIFGWVNRYLVIPTFNYLNGFNLNFGIIILILTILVRIILLPLTYGSFKSQAKIRVLQPEMLELNEKYGDDPMKKQQETMNLYRRAGVNPLGGCIPGLLQLPILIAMFRFFPASIELRQESFLWAHDLSTYDSILDLGFKIPFYGDHVSLFTLLMTISTIIYTKMNMQMTAATNPSMKWMMYLMPIFFLGFFNNYSAGLSYYYFLSNIFGFAQQYLFKAFIDEDAIHAKIQENKKKPAKKSGFQARLEAMAKEAQRQQAAKKK is encoded by the coding sequence ATGGATCGTAATTCAATAATCGGCCTTTTTTTGATCGGCTTGCTGGTGCTCGGCTATTCGATCTATACACAGCCATCGGCTGAACAACTTGCAGCCGAAAAACACCGCAAAGATTCGCTGGAACTACTTGCCCGAAAGCAGGAGGCTGCCAGTAAAGCGCTTGCACAGCAACAAGCTGCTGAGCAAGTGGCAGCAACAGCAGACACTACAGGCGCAGTATCTGATTCCGCGAAGGCCCAACAGCTGCAGGAGCAATGGGGAGCATTCGCCGCAGCCGCTGATGGCAAAGAACAGTTGGTCACCCTGGAAAACGACAAGATCCGTTTGACACTTTCCTCTCTCGGTGGCAAAGTAAAACGCGTCGAGTTGAAGGACTACAAGACCTGGGACGGACGCGCTGTTGAGTTGATGAGTTCCGATTCGAGCAGGTTCGACATCACCTTTCCTGCACAGAACCGGATCATCAATACGGGTCAACTGAATTTCCAGATCGTAGAAGGCGGGACGACCGGCAAAGCCAGCCTTCGTCTGAATGCAGGTGATGGAAAATATCTGCAATACAACTATAGCCTGGAACCTGGCTCATACCTGGTAGAGCTGGACCTCAAAGTTGTCGGATTGCATGATCTGTTGCCGGCGAATACGACCTACCTGAACCTCGACTGGAAAGACCAGCTCAACCGGCAGGAACAGAGCGTAGAAAACGAGCGAACTGCCACTACTCTCTATTATCGCTTCACCGGAGAAGAGGTGGACTACATCTCCGAAACCTCAGATGAAAAACAGTCGCTGAAGACCAAAGTCCAGTGGATCGCCTTCAAGCAACACTTCTTCTCTTCCGTCCTCATCGCGGATGGCATTTCCTTCGATGCACCGGTGGTGGAGACCTTCACCGACAAGAACCAGGAACGGTATGTAAAAAACATGACCGCCTCCATGTCGCTGCCGCTGGAGAACAAGCCCGAACAGGACATCCGCCTTCGCTTCTATTTCGGGCCGAACCATTACCAGTCTTTGAAGCAGATCGACGACCTGCACCTGGAAAAACTCATTCCGCTCGGTTGGGGTATCTTCGGTTGGGTGAACCGTTACCTGGTCATTCCGACCTTCAACTATCTCAACGGCTTCAACCTGAATTTCGGAATCATCATTCTTATCCTGACCATTCTGGTCCGGATCATCCTCTTACCCCTGACATACGGCTCATTCAAATCACAGGCGAAGATCCGGGTCTTACAGCCTGAAATGCTGGAGCTCAATGAAAAGTACGGCGATGATCCGATGAAGAAGCAACAGGAAACGATGAACCTGTACCGAAGAGCCGGAGTGAATCCGCTCGGTGGTTGTATTCCGGGTTTATTGCAGTTGCCGATCCTGATCGCGATGTTCCGCTTCTTCCCTGCCTCGATCGAATTGCGGCAGGAAAGTTTCCTGTGGGCGCACGACCTGTCGACCTACGACTCGATCCTTGACCTCGGCTTCAAGATCCCTTTTTACGGCGATCACGTCTCGCTCTTCACGCTGCTGATGACCATCTCTACGATCATCTACACGAAGATGAATATGCAGATGACCGCAGCGACGAATCCGTCGATGAAATGGATGATGTACCTGATGCCGATTTTCTTCCTCGGGTTCTTCAATAATTACTCGGCCGGTCTGAGCTATTATTACTTCCTGAGCAACATCTTCGGCTTCGCGCAGCAGTATCTTTTCAAAGCCTTCATCGACGAAGACGCCATCCACGCCAAGATCCAGGAGAACAAGAAGAAGCCTGCGAAAAAGTCCGGTTTCCAGGCGCGTCTTGAAGCCATGGCGAAAGAAGCGCAACGGCAGCAGGCTGCGAAGAAGAAATGA
- a CDS encoding T9SS type A sorting domain-containing protein: MNVNYTRKIFSALTVMLLLSRVSFALNGITYNLTAASAAFASIGAATTVVNANIDDQLAGPFAPAGFRFNYGGVAYTSFYVSSNGFIALANPGGSLPTNNLSTGPRTIIAPLWDDLQTGAAGRVSYVYSLGTLTVEWNNMLWAKNAAAPAINFQAKLVTGTGNIVFTYQQLAGAVDVSVSGGASIGLTGYCDGDYYSQTASSVQTAGTTWGKAVLFNTISTKPTTNQTFTWAPSAFPTPANDTCINAVNIPFNPGAPTVLTDQTLVMTRQITMAAAVPGKPAAWTAQTQSNETWYTLTKPIGLTSFQLFIDNTCPTGFSTAIAVYTGGCGALTLLAADEASNGGGNPKVTITGQPCTSTVQYLVRVESDQDALVGNFNLTLMPPGATCSNANDITCWYTANGSYNTAIAPLSWTMNNAGFGDEIDTPAVVPPTRNLSGQDYIFTFTPPAAGCFDLSLFNTNTNTNPGIFVYLGCPGTTNLISYALGAGGSALNITNLTLGTGTYYIVVDNDTSVAPSTNFSFSIQNAVSPAPPNDACASPATVTPVVGSSCTGAINYSVSCATPSPVAPGYPNPGCAGFVDGATGDVWFSLTSVSNNPHSISIQPGSTGTSATDLGMAVYTGTCGSFSLVSCDDNSAGSNMPALTIVPPAAGTVYYIRVWSNSAGSPGTFRICAISGCTPTNDLCSGATPLVLGVSATYQTNVCASGAGPSDGTVAGCWDAGALNTVWYTVVASSTSIKIRTRLRSLSDSQIAVYSGACGSLAQIGCNDNFTLCSSGGGRNSDVTVTGLTPGNTYYIRVDGRNAATGTFDIMAIDGSASFPPIPDQDCEMATAICAATTTIADPGYTGSGNVCDLQGGTCLSSTEASGVWYSFSTTATAPGQTLQWTVTPNNGTSDYDFQLWEVTGVSNPCALITSNPTSGTFPFRSCNYSAVGTTGMNIVAGTTSTSQANAVSGGWNSAFNLTNGATQQFILLVSHFGNYAGGSTAGFNLTFPGTTPLNIGSPTTQYWKADAVSSTWAPAPLGSNWDPNCLTTMGTCAGGPSTIVIQAGPNQPIITANTSVKNLIVNAGATLTINPGVTLSVCGDFTINGNISCGNGSTIQFIGSANQAVTGNLTAGNALWHCTMAKAAGNVTLGSNIDIRGNLTLNAGGTWLPNAKHIRVGGDFVNNNGAASHGTALGSCYEFNGSANQNFTNLVSALELDSVLMNQSGAFSLTLGAGAFNDLNIGVGAYVSGVSPTNGNLVLTQGKIVTGARQVYVRRANVAASTAGNNTSYVEGNLRRALSTGVNSWDFPVGISTKGYQRAQVQYTASPVTAYDLTAFFTGWVPPVGPVANECVINTYDILNAFDNGYWTFTASIGAGTGTYTMRLFNNNVTNNSGSGWTVMKSANPPAAWSLQGACYIPSTAADTRRTGMSSFNATFATAQSQDPLPIELLSFTVEPEAVGNLCRWATASETNNDYFDLERSTDGDVFKSIQRVEGFGVGSTTETRYYSYLDGEVCKGIVYYRLKQVDIDGHFSYSDVIAVNCNKSNTDVAVYPNPANFSITYTFFEETDGNVTMEVLDMVGKIVLQETHDVKRGYNTIESSVNNLSTGVYYLKLIRPDGETEAPRMVRFMKK; the protein is encoded by the coding sequence ATGAATGTGAACTATACCCGAAAAATCTTCTCCGCACTGACCGTGATGCTCCTGCTCAGCCGTGTCAGTTTCGCGTTGAATGGGATCACGTACAACCTGACGGCAGCCTCCGCGGCATTTGCCTCGATTGGTGCCGCCACGACGGTCGTCAATGCAAACATTGACGATCAGTTAGCGGGTCCTTTCGCTCCTGCAGGTTTCAGGTTTAACTATGGCGGTGTAGCGTATACCAGTTTCTATGTCTCCTCGAACGGCTTCATCGCATTGGCCAACCCCGGAGGTTCACTACCTACCAACAACCTGTCGACCGGACCACGTACGATCATCGCTCCACTGTGGGACGATCTTCAGACAGGAGCTGCAGGACGCGTCTCCTACGTTTATTCACTCGGAACGCTGACCGTGGAGTGGAACAACATGCTTTGGGCCAAGAATGCTGCAGCTCCGGCCATCAACTTCCAAGCTAAACTCGTTACTGGTACCGGAAACATTGTCTTTACCTATCAGCAATTGGCAGGTGCTGTTGATGTGAGTGTATCGGGTGGAGCTTCCATTGGCTTGACGGGCTATTGCGACGGCGATTACTACTCACAAACCGCCAGTTCGGTCCAGACTGCCGGCACAACTTGGGGTAAAGCCGTTTTATTCAATACGATTTCCACCAAGCCGACGACCAACCAGACCTTCACCTGGGCACCATCGGCCTTCCCTACTCCTGCTAACGACACCTGTATCAACGCGGTTAACATTCCTTTCAACCCGGGTGCACCAACTGTGCTGACTGACCAGACGCTGGTCATGACCCGGCAGATCACCATGGCTGCCGCAGTTCCAGGAAAGCCGGCTGCATGGACCGCCCAAACGCAATCAAACGAGACCTGGTACACCTTGACCAAACCGATCGGTCTGACATCTTTCCAGTTATTCATCGACAATACCTGTCCTACCGGATTCTCTACCGCAATAGCGGTTTACACCGGTGGTTGCGGCGCACTCACCCTGCTGGCCGCCGATGAAGCCAGCAACGGCGGTGGCAACCCGAAAGTGACGATTACCGGTCAGCCATGTACTTCGACCGTTCAATACTTGGTTCGCGTGGAAAGTGACCAGGATGCTCTGGTAGGTAACTTCAACCTGACTTTGATGCCTCCAGGTGCAACCTGCTCGAATGCCAACGACATCACCTGTTGGTACACCGCCAACGGCAGTTACAATACCGCCATCGCTCCGCTATCGTGGACCATGAACAATGCCGGCTTCGGTGATGAAATCGATACGCCAGCCGTTGTTCCCCCTACGCGAAACCTGAGCGGACAGGACTACATCTTCACTTTCACGCCTCCTGCCGCGGGTTGCTTCGACCTTTCGCTTTTCAATACCAATACCAACACCAACCCCGGCATTTTCGTTTATCTGGGATGCCCCGGGACAACCAACCTGATCAGCTATGCACTTGGAGCCGGTGGCAGCGCCCTGAACATTACCAACCTGACGCTGGGAACCGGCACGTACTACATCGTCGTGGATAACGATACGAGTGTAGCGCCGTCCACCAATTTCTCCTTCTCGATTCAGAATGCCGTTTCACCTGCTCCTCCCAATGACGCCTGCGCCAGCCCTGCTACGGTCACACCTGTTGTAGGAAGTTCTTGTACAGGCGCCATCAATTACTCCGTATCCTGCGCAACGCCATCACCGGTAGCGCCCGGTTATCCGAACCCTGGGTGTGCCGGTTTCGTTGACGGCGCCACCGGTGATGTTTGGTTCTCCCTGACCAGCGTAAGCAATAATCCACACTCGATATCCATACAACCGGGATCAACCGGCACATCTGCGACGGATCTTGGTATGGCGGTTTATACAGGTACCTGCGGAAGTTTTTCTTTAGTATCCTGTGATGACAACTCCGCCGGATCCAACATGCCCGCGCTGACCATCGTACCTCCTGCAGCAGGAACTGTTTACTACATCCGCGTATGGTCCAATTCCGCCGGTTCTCCCGGTACGTTCCGCATTTGCGCCATCTCCGGCTGTACCCCTACCAATGATCTTTGCTCCGGAGCAACCCCGCTGGTACTGGGTGTCAGTGCGACCTATCAGACCAACGTTTGCGCCTCCGGTGCAGGCCCGAGCGATGGCACCGTAGCCGGATGCTGGGACGCGGGTGCCCTGAACACGGTCTGGTACACGGTGGTAGCTTCCAGCACCAGCATCAAGATCCGCACCCGTCTTCGTTCACTGAGCGACTCGCAGATCGCCGTCTATTCCGGCGCATGCGGTAGCCTGGCGCAGATCGGCTGCAACGACAACTTCACCCTCTGCTCCAGCGGCGGTGGTCGTAACTCCGACGTCACTGTTACCGGTCTCACGCCCGGCAATACTTATTACATCCGTGTGGATGGCCGAAATGCCGCTACCGGTACATTCGACATCATGGCGATCGACGGCTCCGCCAGTTTCCCGCCGATCCCGGACCAGGATTGCGAAATGGCCACCGCGATCTGTGCTGCCACCACCACCATCGCCGATCCGGGCTACACCGGTTCCGGCAACGTATGTGACCTTCAGGGCGGGACCTGTTTGTCGTCAACCGAAGCTTCTGGTGTTTGGTATTCCTTCTCTACTACTGCCACCGCGCCTGGACAAACCCTGCAGTGGACGGTAACACCGAACAACGGCACCTCCGACTACGACTTCCAGTTGTGGGAAGTGACCGGTGTGAGCAACCCCTGTGCGCTCATTACCTCCAACCCTACCTCCGGCACCTTCCCCTTCCGTTCCTGTAACTATTCCGCAGTTGGAACGACCGGGATGAACATCGTGGCAGGCACCACTTCCACTTCACAAGCAAATGCTGTTTCCGGCGGTTGGAATAGCGCATTCAACCTGACCAACGGTGCTACGCAGCAGTTCATCCTGCTCGTTTCGCACTTCGGTAATTACGCCGGTGGTTCGACGGCCGGATTCAACCTGACTTTCCCCGGTACAACTCCGCTCAACATTGGCTCACCCACCACCCAGTATTGGAAGGCGGATGCTGTTTCATCGACCTGGGCACCCGCGCCGCTGGGAAGCAACTGGGATCCGAACTGTCTTACGACCATGGGAACCTGTGCCGGTGGTCCTTCGACCATCGTGATCCAGGCAGGCCCTAACCAACCGATCATCACCGCCAATACGAGTGTCAAGAATCTGATCGTTAATGCCGGCGCGACCCTGACCATCAATCCGGGTGTCACGCTCTCCGTATGCGGCGACTTTACCATCAACGGTAACATCAGTTGCGGCAACGGTTCGACGATTCAGTTCATCGGTAGTGCCAATCAGGCTGTCACCGGCAACCTGACCGCGGGTAATGCGCTCTGGCATTGCACCATGGCGAAAGCAGCTGGAAACGTCACCCTGGGCAGCAACATCGACATCCGTGGTAACCTTACACTCAATGCCGGCGGCACCTGGCTGCCGAACGCCAAGCACATTCGCGTCGGCGGCGACTTCGTGAATAACAATGGCGCAGCCTCCCACGGCACTGCGCTGGGCTCCTGCTATGAATTCAACGGTTCCGCCAACCAGAACTTCACCAACCTCGTCAGCGCCCTGGAACTTGATTCCGTGCTCATGAATCAGTCTGGAGCGTTCTCGCTGACACTTGGCGCAGGCGCGTTCAATGATTTGAATATCGGCGTCGGCGCCTATGTTTCCGGTGTCTCGCCAACCAATGGTAACCTGGTTCTTACACAAGGAAAGATCGTGACCGGCGCTCGTCAGGTTTATGTCCGTCGGGCAAACGTCGCTGCCAGCACAGCCGGCAACAATACATCCTATGTAGAAGGTAACCTGCGTCGAGCCTTGTCGACCGGCGTTAATAGCTGGGATTTCCCGGTAGGTATTTCCACCAAAGGTTATCAGCGGGCGCAAGTACAATATACTGCCAGCCCGGTGACGGCCTATGACCTGACCGCCTTCTTCACGGGTTGGGTTCCTCCGGTGGGACCTGTTGCGAATGAATGTGTGATCAATACCTATGATATCCTGAACGCGTTTGATAACGGTTACTGGACTTTCACCGCGTCGATTGGCGCTGGAACGGGTACCTACACCATGCGTTTGTTCAACAACAACGTCACGAACAACAGTGGCTCCGGCTGGACGGTCATGAAGAGCGCCAACCCACCGGCGGCCTGGTCGCTGCAGGGAGCCTGCTACATCCCGAGTACAGCAGCGGATACCCGCCGCACCGGTATGAGCAGTTTCAACGCAACCTTCGCGACGGCACAGTCACAGGATCCGCTGCCGATCGAACTGCTCAGCTTCACCGTGGAGCCGGAAGCCGTCGGCAACCTCTGCCGCTGGGCTACCGCTTCCGAGACCAACAACGACTACTTCGACCTTGAGCGTAGCACCGACGGTGATGTCTTCAAGAGCATCCAACGCGTGGAAGGCTTTGGTGTCGGATCTACAACCGAGACCCGCTACTACAGCTACCTCGACGGCGAGGTCTGCAAGGGCATCGTATACTATCGATTGAAGCAGGTCGATATCGACGGTCACTTCAGCTACTCGGATGTGATCGCCGTCAACTGCAACAAGTCGAATACCGATGTCGCGGTATATCCGAACCCGGCCAACTTCTCGATCACCTATACCTTCTTCGAGGAAACGGACGGTAACGTAACGATGGAAGTCCTCGACATGGTCGGTAAGATCGTATTGCAGGAAACGCATGATGTAAAACGCGGATACAACACCATCGAGTCTTCCGTCAACAACCTGTCCACGGGCGTTTATTACCTCAAGCTTATCCGTCCTGACGGTGAAACCGAGGCTCCCCGTATGGTGCGGTTCATGAAGAAATAA
- a CDS encoding T9SS type A sorting domain-containing protein, with product MMKKDIYSIVILLFLSVLAAKGQPTLNSNNNPVAGESYYYRVTDTIAQPGPGGSGQTWNYTGVQVTLNTVIVHYVTPASTPYGSSFPQANLASYVLPGDYNYYASSSGGFAYKGRGTGSDIATITGSSYLLLSYPLSFGANITNTISGSTSVGTISGTVNIQGDGTGTLRLPSITYNNVLRVKVTEDITFSFGPGVDEIVHTESYYWYNATFRGPLMRIITSTTSGISSAYSKSVGVADFGLGVDDLVRPSLGALRVFPSPATTSANIELEVLKAGNTEFAILDLTGKEVQRWNADLTPGTYTHRFDVASLPRGIYLLSVRGEGMTREQRLILE from the coding sequence ATGATGAAAAAAGATATCTACTCCATCGTTATTTTGCTGTTTTTGAGCGTTTTGGCTGCTAAAGGGCAGCCGACCTTGAATTCCAACAACAATCCTGTCGCCGGTGAAAGCTATTACTACCGGGTAACCGACACGATCGCGCAACCGGGCCCCGGCGGTTCGGGTCAGACCTGGAATTACACCGGCGTTCAGGTTACCTTGAATACGGTTATCGTCCACTATGTGACTCCCGCTTCCACCCCTTACGGAAGTTCATTTCCCCAGGCGAATCTGGCCTCCTATGTGTTGCCGGGTGATTATAACTACTATGCCAGCAGTTCGGGTGGTTTTGCCTACAAGGGTCGCGGAACGGGCAGCGATATCGCTACCATTACCGGCTCCAGCTACCTGCTCCTGAGTTATCCGCTTTCGTTCGGCGCCAATATTACCAACACCATTTCAGGTTCCACTTCCGTGGGCACGATCTCCGGTACGGTGAACATTCAGGGCGATGGCACGGGCACGTTGCGGCTTCCTTCCATCACGTACAACAACGTGCTGCGCGTAAAAGTCACGGAAGACATTACCTTCTCCTTCGGACCCGGTGTCGATGAGATCGTACACACCGAAAGCTACTACTGGTACAATGCCACTTTCCGTGGACCGCTGATGCGCATCATCACGTCCACCACTTCCGGAATTTCCAGCGCTTATTCCAAGTCGGTGGGTGTAGCCGATTTCGGTCTGGGTGTCGATGACCTTGTTCGACCTTCCCTCGGAGCACTGCGTGTTTTCCCGTCTCCTGCAACCACCAGCGCGAACATTGAACTCGAAGTATTGAAAGCGGGCAACACCGAATTCGCGATCCTCGACCTGACAGGCAAAGAAGTTCAACGCTGGAATGCCGATCTAACTCCCGGCACCTATACCCATCGTTTCGATGTCGCTTCCCTCCCTCGCGGCATCTACCTGCTCTCCGTCCGCGGAGAAGGCATGACCCGCGAACAGCGGCTGATCCTCGAATAA